A stretch of the Tardiphaga sp. 709 genome encodes the following:
- the secD gene encoding protein translocase subunit SecD: MLYFTRWKALAVILTALVVCLCAVPNFFPEATVKTWPKWAQRHLVLGLDLQGGSHILLEVDANSVKKDKLDQVRDDVRRTLRDAKIVYTGLGVRGDNVEVRITKDTEYQTALSKLRELSQPLGGLMGQSGQRSLEVSDAGNGLIRLSVPPAAINDRIRQSVEQSIQIVERRVNELGTVEPLIQRQGLDRILVQVPGLQDPTRLKELLGKTAKLDFRMVDTSLPAEQAQGRVPPDSELLMSSQSPKTPYLVKKEVLVSGADLTDAQPGFDQRTNEPIVSFRFNTSGARKFADATVKNVNLPFAIVLDNEVVSAPVIREPITGGSGQISGSFTVQGANDLAILLRAGALPAPLSIIEERTVGPGLGADSIAKGELAAYVGSILVIVFMLLTYRLFGLFANIAVTINVLMIFGILSLLNATLTLPGIAGIVLTVGIAVDSNVLIYERIREELRAGRTAISAIDAGFKRALATILDSNITTFIAAAVLFYIGTGPVRGFAVTFGIGIITTVFTAFTVTRLIVAGWVRWKRPTSVPI, from the coding sequence ATGTTGTATTTCACGCGGTGGAAGGCGCTGGCGGTCATTCTGACGGCGCTCGTGGTCTGCCTGTGCGCGGTTCCGAATTTCTTCCCCGAAGCCACCGTGAAAACCTGGCCGAAATGGGCGCAGCGCCATCTGGTGCTGGGCCTCGACTTGCAGGGCGGCTCGCACATCCTGCTCGAAGTCGATGCCAATTCGGTCAAGAAGGACAAGCTCGATCAGGTGCGCGACGACGTCCGCCGCACGCTGCGTGATGCCAAGATCGTTTATACCGGTCTCGGCGTTCGCGGCGACAATGTCGAAGTCCGTATCACCAAGGACACCGAATATCAGACCGCGCTCAGCAAGCTGCGCGAACTGTCACAGCCGCTCGGCGGCCTGATGGGGCAAAGCGGCCAGCGCAGCTTGGAAGTCTCGGACGCAGGCAACGGCCTGATCCGTCTTTCGGTGCCGCCGGCAGCGATCAATGACCGCATCCGCCAGTCCGTCGAGCAATCGATCCAGATCGTCGAGCGCCGCGTCAACGAACTCGGCACCGTCGAACCGCTGATCCAGCGTCAGGGCCTCGATCGCATTCTGGTGCAGGTGCCGGGCCTACAGGACCCGACCCGCCTCAAGGAATTGCTGGGCAAGACCGCGAAGCTCGACTTCCGCATGGTCGACACCTCGCTCCCGGCCGAGCAGGCACAAGGCAGGGTGCCGCCGGACTCCGAACTCTTGATGAGCTCGCAATCTCCGAAGACGCCGTATCTCGTGAAGAAGGAAGTGCTGGTCTCGGGCGCTGACCTGACCGATGCGCAGCCGGGCTTCGATCAGCGCACCAACGAGCCGATCGTCTCGTTCCGTTTCAACACGTCCGGCGCGCGCAAGTTTGCCGATGCCACGGTGAAGAACGTCAATCTGCCCTTCGCCATTGTGCTCGACAACGAAGTGGTGTCGGCCCCGGTCATTCGCGAGCCGATCACCGGCGGCTCCGGCCAGATCTCCGGCAGCTTCACCGTGCAGGGCGCCAACGATCTGGCGATCCTGCTGCGTGCCGGCGCGCTGCCTGCGCCGCTCAGCATCATCGAGGAGCGTACCGTTGGCCCCGGTCTCGGCGCCGACTCGATCGCCAAGGGCGAGCTTGCGGCCTATGTCGGGTCGATCCTCGTTATCGTCTTCATGCTGCTGACCTACCGCCTGTTCGGCCTGTTCGCCAATATCGCGGTGACCATCAACGTTCTGATGATTTTCGGTATCCTGTCGCTGCTCAACGCCACGCTGACGCTGCCCGGCATCGCTGGCATCGTGCTGACGGTCGGCATCGCCGTGGACTCGAACGTGCTGATCTATGAGCGCATCCGCGAGGAGTTGCGCGCCGGCCGCACCGCCATTTCGGCGATCGATGCCGGCTTCAAGCGCGCGCTGGCGACCATTCTGGATTCCAACATCACGACCTTCATCGCCGCTGCGGTGCTGTTTTACATCGGCACCGGACCGGTCCGCGGCTTCGCCGTGACCTTTGGCATTGGCATCATCACAACGGTTTTCACGGCCTTCACCGTGACCCGTCTGATCGTCGCCGGCTGGGTCAGGTGGAAGCGGCCGACCAGCGTGCCGATTTGA
- a CDS encoding DUF3597 domain-containing protein has protein sequence MSIFGKIMGAIFGTSASAASPDAAPAAGGSAPAGAAPMDSVDVAAILDKAVAAKGEKLEWKTSIVDLMKALDIDSSLSARKDLAKELGYTGDTSDSASMNIWLHKQMMTKLAANGGKLPADIKH, from the coding sequence ATGAGCATTTTCGGAAAGATCATGGGCGCGATTTTTGGCACCAGCGCCAGTGCAGCATCCCCTGATGCCGCGCCGGCTGCCGGCGGTTCGGCTCCCGCAGGCGCTGCGCCGATGGACAGTGTTGACGTTGCTGCGATCCTCGACAAGGCCGTGGCGGCCAAGGGCGAAAAGCTGGAATGGAAGACCTCGATCGTCGACCTGATGAAGGCGCTCGACATCGACTCCAGCCTGTCGGCCCGCAAGGATCTTGCCAAGGAGCTCGGTTACACCGGCGACACCAGCGATTCCGCCAGCATGAACATCTGGCTGCACAAGCAGATGATGACCAAGCTCGCCGCCAATGGCGGCAAGCTGCCGGCCGACATCAAGCACTAA
- the secF gene encoding protein translocase subunit SecF — translation MVLAGLGALIVILSIVAIFDLLPSLRIVPDDTKFDFTRFRRISFPISALLSILAIVLFFTHGLNFGIDFKGGTLLEVQAKSGTADISAMRSTLAALQLGDVQLQQFGGAADVLIRLAEQPGGDAAQQAAVQKVRAALGDSVEYRRVEVVGPRVSGELLAYGMLGLIVAIMGILIYLWFRFEWQFALGAMIANVHDIVLTIGFMSITQVDFDLTSIAALLTILGYSLNDTVVIYDRIREILRRYKKMPMPELLNESINSTLSRSIITHVTVTLALLALYAFGGQAIHSFTAVMIFGVVLVGTYTSIFIAAPLLIYLGVGEHREDADKPAAKPKP, via the coding sequence ATGGTTCTGGCAGGTCTGGGCGCGCTGATCGTCATTCTGTCGATCGTGGCGATCTTCGATCTGTTGCCGTCGCTCCGCATCGTCCCCGACGATACGAAGTTCGATTTCACGCGCTTCCGCCGCATCTCGTTCCCGATCTCGGCGCTGCTGTCGATCCTCGCCATCGTGCTGTTCTTCACGCACGGACTGAATTTCGGCATCGACTTCAAGGGTGGCACGCTGCTCGAAGTCCAGGCCAAATCCGGTACGGCCGATATCAGCGCGATGCGCTCGACGCTCGCCGCCCTGCAACTCGGCGACGTGCAGCTGCAGCAGTTCGGCGGCGCGGCCGACGTGCTGATCCGTCTGGCCGAACAGCCGGGTGGCGATGCCGCGCAGCAGGCCGCCGTTCAGAAGGTTCGTGCAGCCCTCGGTGACAGCGTCGAATATCGCCGCGTCGAAGTGGTGGGTCCGCGCGTCTCCGGCGAATTGCTGGCTTACGGCATGCTCGGCCTGATCGTCGCGATCATGGGCATCCTGATCTATCTCTGGTTCCGCTTCGAATGGCAGTTCGCCCTGGGCGCCATGATCGCCAACGTCCACGATATCGTGCTGACGATCGGCTTCATGTCGATCACACAAGTCGACTTCGATCTCACCAGTATTGCGGCGCTGCTGACCATCCTCGGTTATTCGCTGAATGACACCGTGGTCATCTACGATCGTATTCGCGAGATTCTGCGTCGCTACAAGAAGATGCCGATGCCGGAGCTGCTGAACGAGTCGATCAATTCGACGCTGTCGCGTTCGATCATCACCCACGTCACCGTGACGCTGGCGCTGCTGGCGCTCTACGCGTTTGGCGGCCAGGCGATCCACTCCTTCACCGCCGTCATGATCTTCGGCGTCGTGCTGGTCGGCACCTACACCTCGATCTTCATCGCCGCGCCGCTGCTGATCTATCTCGGCGTCGGCGAACACCGCGAAGACGCCGACAAGCCCGCCGCGAAGCCGAAGCCCTGA
- a CDS encoding HAD-IA family hydrolase, producing the protein MPYKLAIFDMDGTLSDSFSWFLSVINSVADKHKFQRVERDRIDELRSVGAGELIRLLGVAKWRIPLIARDMRKRKAQQIDRINLFPGVDRMFCELKARGITIAIVSSDSEDNVRAVLGGLDQHVAYFACGAGLFGKTAKFQRILELTGISVDDTISIGDEIRDIDAAREAGIDFGAVTWGYTSGAALEARAPNYVFSRIDEVIAALAVPRR; encoded by the coding sequence ATGCCCTATAAGCTCGCCATCTTCGATATGGACGGCACGCTGTCCGACAGCTTTTCGTGGTTCCTCAGCGTCATCAATTCCGTCGCCGACAAGCACAAGTTTCAGCGCGTCGAACGCGACCGCATCGATGAGCTGCGGAGCGTCGGTGCCGGCGAACTGATCCGGCTACTCGGTGTCGCCAAATGGCGGATCCCGCTGATCGCGCGCGACATGCGCAAGCGCAAGGCGCAGCAGATCGATCGCATCAATCTGTTTCCCGGCGTCGATCGCATGTTCTGTGAATTGAAGGCGCGCGGCATAACGATCGCCATCGTCAGTTCGGATAGCGAGGATAACGTCCGTGCCGTGCTCGGCGGTCTCGATCAGCACGTCGCCTATTTCGCCTGCGGCGCCGGCCTGTTCGGCAAGACGGCCAAATTCCAGCGCATCCTTGAGCTCACCGGCATCTCTGTCGATGACACGATCAGCATCGGCGACGAGATCCGCGATATCGACGCTGCGCGCGAGGCCGGGATCGATTTCGGCGCGGTGACGTGGGGCTATACCAGCGGAGCGGCCCTGGAAGCGCGCGCGCCGAATTATGTGTTTTCCCGGATCGACGAGGTGATCGCGGCGCTGGCTGTGCCAAGACGCTAA
- a CDS encoding DUF1127 domain-containing protein, with translation MLLSFIRMIQAFRDYQRNVAELSQLSDRELSDIGLDRSDIPRVASGAYNG, from the coding sequence ATGCTGCTTTCATTCATCCGCATGATCCAGGCGTTCCGCGACTATCAGCGCAACGTTGCCGAACTCTCCCAGCTCAGCGATCGCGAGCTTTCCGACATCGGTCTCGACCGTTCGGACATTCCGCGCGTTGCTTCTGGCGCCTATAACGGTTGA
- a CDS encoding lytic murein transglycosylase, translating into MRALLCTFLLGTVLISPLAPALAAPSCGTGSFDGWLAAFKTEAVGKGISQKTVDAALTGVTLDNSVLSRDRGQQVFKQSFEEFSGRMVPPRLRRGSDMLKRYGSVLGRIEQQYGVPGPVLVAIWGLETDYGVNVGKFPTIRAIASLAYDCRRAEMFRGELLDALRIVDRGDLAPAEMHGAWAGEIGQTQFMPSSYLKFAVDFDGNGHRDLLRSAPDVLASTANYLASYGWKRDQDFAPGTANFAVIQQWNKSEVYSRTIATFASQLAKEP; encoded by the coding sequence ATGCGCGCCCTGCTTTGTACGTTCCTGCTTGGTACAGTCCTGATCTCACCACTAGCGCCGGCCCTTGCAGCGCCCTCCTGCGGCACAGGCAGTTTCGATGGCTGGCTCGCCGCCTTCAAGACGGAAGCCGTCGGTAAGGGCATTTCGCAGAAGACCGTCGATGCAGCACTGACCGGCGTCACCCTCGACAACAGCGTGCTGTCGCGCGACCGCGGCCAGCAGGTCTTCAAACAAAGCTTTGAGGAATTCTCCGGACGCATGGTGCCGCCAAGGCTGCGTCGCGGCAGCGACATGCTGAAGCGTTACGGCTCGGTGCTCGGACGCATCGAACAGCAATATGGCGTGCCAGGTCCAGTGTTGGTGGCGATCTGGGGATTGGAGACCGACTATGGCGTGAACGTCGGCAAATTCCCGACCATCCGCGCCATCGCGTCGCTCGCCTATGATTGTCGCCGTGCCGAGATGTTTCGCGGTGAATTGCTCGATGCCCTGCGCATTGTCGACCGCGGCGACCTCGCGCCTGCAGAGATGCATGGCGCCTGGGCCGGCGAAATCGGCCAGACGCAATTCATGCCATCGTCCTACCTGAAATTCGCTGTCGACTTCGACGGCAATGGCCATCGTGACCTGCTGCGCAGCGCGCCCGACGTGCTGGCCTCAACGGCAAACTACCTCGCCAGCTATGGCTGGAAACGCGATCAGGATTTTGCGCCCGGCACTGCGAACTTCGCGGTCATTCAGCAGTGGAACAAGAGCGAGGTCTATTCGAGGACCATCGCCACTTTCGCCAGTCAGCTCGCCAAAGAACCATAG
- a CDS encoding GNAT family N-acetyltransferase yields MSNAVYNNTSLHRFELAVDGHIAFSEYTRTSDTITFVHTVVPQELGGRGIGSQLARGALDAVRAQGLKVVAQCPFIAAYIAKHADYQDLLKDAA; encoded by the coding sequence ATGAGCAACGCGGTTTATAACAATACTTCGCTTCACCGTTTCGAACTTGCCGTCGACGGCCATATCGCTTTTTCCGAATATACCCGGACGTCCGATACCATCACCTTCGTCCACACCGTCGTGCCGCAGGAATTGGGCGGCAGAGGTATCGGCTCACAGCTTGCCCGCGGCGCGCTCGATGCCGTCCGCGCACAGGGATTGAAGGTCGTGGCGCAGTGCCCCTTCATCGCGGCATATATCGCGAAGCATGCGGACTATCAGGATTTGCTGAAAGACGCGGCATGA
- a CDS encoding GNAT family N-acetyltransferase, with amino-acid sequence MTGVRDNKALNRFELDVGDSVAFANYRRAGDRVIITHTETPPALRGRGIASELVKGALALIRADGLKVVAGCSFVVDYLRQHPDYADLVN; translated from the coding sequence ATGACCGGCGTTCGCGATAACAAGGCGCTCAATCGCTTCGAGCTGGATGTCGGCGACTCCGTCGCCTTTGCGAATTATCGCCGGGCCGGCGATCGCGTCATCATCACGCACACCGAAACGCCGCCTGCCCTGCGCGGCCGCGGCATCGCCTCGGAACTGGTGAAGGGCGCGCTGGCGTTGATCCGTGCGGATGGGCTGAAGGTTGTCGCAGGTTGTTCTTTCGTGGTGGATTATCTGCGCCAGCATCCGGACTATGCGGATCTGGTGAATTAG
- a CDS encoding SPW repeat protein yields the protein MSDSRFLGTHRTWEDWFGMALGVLIALSPWFPTQNGHQYAGGIPSAIIINTVAVGVLVFGLAQLEYVALQRWEEVAAIILGLWLIVSPLFLGYSGDGMLRFIHTCLGGLVVLLAALQLWQDWDLSDGEMARHGQ from the coding sequence ATGTCAGACTCTCGGTTTCTCGGTACGCATCGCACGTGGGAAGACTGGTTTGGCATGGCGCTTGGCGTCCTGATTGCGCTGTCGCCCTGGTTTCCTACGCAGAACGGTCATCAATATGCCGGGGGGATCCCCAGCGCCATAATCATTAACACGGTGGCGGTCGGCGTCCTGGTATTTGGCCTTGCGCAGCTTGAGTATGTCGCGCTGCAACGCTGGGAGGAGGTGGCCGCGATCATTCTTGGTCTGTGGCTGATCGTCTCACCACTTTTCCTTGGTTATTCCGGCGACGGCATGCTCAGATTCATCCATACCTGCCTCGGCGGTCTCGTGGTGCTGCTGGCAGCACTACAGTTGTGGCAGGACTGGGATTTGAGTGATGGGGAAATGGCCCGGCACGGGCAGTGA
- a CDS encoding phytoene/squalene synthase family protein: protein MSGADQSSAAFCAELVRSHDFDRYAATLFVPADKRRSLLALYAFNTEITRVRELVKQPLPGEIRLQWWTDMLAGAGHGDVEQNPVAAELLLAIRAHNLSVDRLSKLIDVHIFDLYNDPMPDLALLESHFRDTLGTLLFSSAKILGDGSEASAHVAEHAGLAQGVARIITRLPYDTMRRQLFIPQDMLLQNGSSADQMFAGKMTPGIRATLDRLISGAQEQLATAQGMLADVAPAARAAFLPMALVKYDLAQMARVDHDPFELNVRPRLRTLWTLWRASRSV from the coding sequence ATGAGTGGTGCTGATCAGAGCTCCGCGGCTTTCTGCGCGGAGCTGGTGCGCAGCCACGACTTTGACCGCTACGCGGCGACCTTGTTCGTGCCTGCCGACAAGCGCCGTTCGCTGCTGGCGCTCTATGCGTTCAATACGGAAATTACCCGCGTCCGCGAGCTCGTGAAACAACCGTTGCCCGGCGAGATCCGGCTGCAATGGTGGACCGACATGCTGGCCGGCGCAGGTCATGGCGATGTCGAACAGAACCCCGTTGCTGCCGAATTACTGTTAGCGATCCGCGCGCACAATCTGTCCGTCGACAGGCTGTCCAAGCTGATCGATGTGCACATTTTCGATCTCTACAACGACCCGATGCCGGATCTCGCGCTGCTGGAGAGCCACTTTCGCGATACGCTCGGGACACTGTTGTTCTCATCGGCAAAGATTCTCGGCGACGGGTCTGAGGCCAGCGCTCATGTCGCCGAGCATGCCGGGCTGGCCCAAGGCGTCGCGCGGATCATTACGCGTCTGCCCTATGACACGATGCGGCGGCAGTTGTTCATTCCGCAGGACATGCTGCTGCAGAACGGCAGCAGCGCCGATCAGATGTTTGCCGGCAAGATGACGCCCGGTATCCGCGCAACGCTGGATCGGCTGATATCAGGTGCGCAGGAACAACTCGCGACAGCGCAGGGAATGCTTGCGGATGTAGCACCGGCTGCGCGCGCAGCGTTCCTGCCGATGGCACTGGTGAAATACGATCTGGCGCAGATGGCCCGAGTGGATCACGATCCGTTCGAGCTCAATGTCAGACCGCGGTTGCGGACGCTGTGGACACTGTGGCGCGCGTCGCGCTCAGTGTGA
- a CDS encoding fumarylacetoacetate hydrolase family protein, with translation MDPINRRTILTTGAVALAGSALAGEAAQAQAGPKSIFSVATVTIPIVGETDVFPVRRIYCIGRNYAAHSREMGSDPTREPPFFFQKPTDAIQNVKIGEVADHPYPSLTKNYHYEVELVAALKSGGTNIPVDKALDHVYGYAVGLDMTRRDLQRAMGDEKKPWEIGKSFDHAAVIGPIHPVAKTGHMTKGPISLAVNGTVKQTSDLDKMIWSVAEQISKLSDAFELKAGDIIYSGTPENVGPVVKGDVLLCKIQGLPDMSIKVV, from the coding sequence ATGGACCCCATCAACCGCAGAACGATTCTGACCACCGGTGCCGTTGCCCTGGCTGGCAGCGCATTGGCGGGCGAGGCCGCGCAGGCGCAGGCCGGTCCCAAGAGCATATTCTCGGTCGCGACGGTGACGATCCCCATCGTCGGCGAGACCGACGTGTTTCCGGTGCGCCGCATCTATTGTATCGGTCGCAACTACGCGGCGCATTCCCGCGAGATGGGATCGGACCCGACGCGCGAGCCGCCGTTCTTCTTCCAGAAGCCAACCGACGCGATCCAGAACGTCAAGATCGGCGAGGTCGCCGATCACCCGTATCCATCGCTCACCAAGAACTATCATTACGAGGTCGAACTCGTCGCCGCGCTCAAATCCGGCGGCACCAATATCCCCGTCGATAAGGCGCTCGACCACGTCTATGGCTATGCTGTTGGACTCGACATGACACGCCGCGATCTGCAGCGCGCCATGGGCGACGAGAAGAAACCATGGGAGATCGGCAAGAGTTTTGACCACGCCGCAGTCATCGGCCCGATCCATCCGGTCGCCAAGACCGGCCACATGACCAAGGGTCCGATCTCGCTCGCGGTCAATGGCACCGTGAAACAGACTTCCGATCTCGACAAGATGATCTGGAGCGTCGCCGAGCAGATATCGAAACTCTCGGACGCCTTCGAGCTGAAGGCCGGCGACATCATCTATTCCGGCACGCCGGAGAATGTCGGCCCGGTCGTGAAGGGCGACGTGCTGCTCTGCAAGATCCAGGGCTTGCCGGACATGTCGATCAAGGTCGTTTGA
- the trmFO gene encoding methylenetetrahydrofolate--tRNA-(uracil(54)-C(5))-methyltransferase (FADH(2)-oxidizing) TrmFO yields the protein MTTAPNPDDCVHVIGAGLAGSEAAWQVANVGIPVILHEMRPHQMTDAHRTDGLAELVCSNSFRSDDALNNAVGLLHAEMRKLGSLIMRCADANQVPAGGALAVDRDGFSDAVTKALNDHPLITIDRAEVAGLPPADWRNVIVATGPLTSAALADGIRGLTDENALAFFDAIAPIVHKDSIDMEIAWFQSRYDKVGPGGTGADYINCPMTHEQYDAFIDALLAGEKTDFKEWETNTPYFDGCLPIEVMAERGRETLRHGPMKPVGLTNPRDPLVKPYAIVQLRQDNKLGTLYNIVGFQTKLKYGPQQQALRMIPGLQNAEFARLGGLHRNTFLNSPKLLDEQLRLKAQPRLRFAGQMTGCEGYVESASVGLIAGLYAAADAKRQSLAPPPVTTALGSLLGHITGGHIETVDAGPRSFQPMNINFGLFPPLALAPTKKPDGSRLRGNEKTVAKKQAMSARALADMDDWIAASLPVAAAA from the coding sequence ATGACAACAGCCCCAAACCCAGACGACTGCGTCCATGTGATCGGCGCGGGCCTCGCCGGCTCGGAAGCCGCCTGGCAAGTCGCCAATGTCGGCATTCCCGTGATCTTGCACGAGATGCGGCCGCACCAGATGACCGACGCCCATCGCACCGATGGCCTCGCCGAACTGGTCTGCTCCAATTCCTTCCGTTCCGACGACGCGCTCAACAACGCTGTCGGCCTGCTGCACGCCGAGATGCGCAAGCTGGGCTCGCTGATCATGCGCTGCGCCGACGCCAACCAGGTCCCCGCCGGTGGCGCGCTGGCCGTCGACCGCGACGGCTTCTCCGATGCCGTGACCAAGGCGCTCAACGACCACCCTCTCATCACTATCGACCGCGCCGAAGTCGCCGGGCTGCCGCCTGCCGACTGGCGCAACGTCATCGTTGCGACGGGACCATTGACCTCCGCAGCGCTCGCGGACGGCATCCGTGGGCTGACCGACGAGAACGCGCTGGCCTTCTTCGATGCCATCGCACCGATCGTGCACAAAGACTCCATCGACATGGAGATCGCCTGGTTCCAGTCGCGCTACGACAAGGTCGGCCCCGGCGGCACCGGCGCCGATTACATCAACTGCCCGATGACCCACGAGCAGTATGACGCCTTCATCGATGCGCTGCTGGCCGGCGAGAAGACCGACTTCAAGGAGTGGGAAACCAACACGCCCTATTTCGACGGCTGCCTGCCCATTGAGGTGATGGCCGAGCGCGGCCGCGAGACGCTGCGTCACGGCCCAATGAAGCCCGTCGGCCTCACCAACCCACGCGATCCCCTCGTGAAGCCCTACGCCATCGTACAGCTGCGCCAGGACAACAAGCTCGGCACACTCTACAACATCGTCGGTTTCCAGACGAAGTTGAAATACGGCCCGCAGCAGCAGGCGCTGCGCATGATCCCCGGCCTGCAGAATGCCGAATTCGCACGGCTCGGCGGCCTGCATCGCAACACCTTCCTGAACTCGCCGAAGCTTCTCGACGAACAGCTCCGCCTAAAGGCGCAACCGCGCCTGCGCTTCGCCGGCCAGATGACCGGCTGCGAAGGCTACGTGGAGTCCGCTAGCGTCGGCCTGATCGCCGGCCTCTATGCGGCGGCCGATGCCAAGCGCCAGTCGCTGGCGCCGCCGCCCGTCACCACAGCGCTGGGATCGCTGCTCGGCCACATCACCGGCGGCCATATCGAAACCGTCGACGCAGGCCCGCGCTCGTTCCAGCCGATGAACATCAATTTCGGCCTGTTCCCGCCGCTGGCTCTGGCGCCGACCAAAAAGCCCGACGGCTCGCGGCTGCGCGGCAATGAGAAGACCGTTGCCAAGAAGCAGGCGATGAGCGCCCGGGCGCTGGCCGATATGGATGACTGGATCGCCGCCAGCCTGCCCGTTGCGGCCGCGGCATGA
- a CDS encoding serine/threonine protein kinase: MSLPPQDATALSKTWTEGVLLKRDVFSTIERGRYRTSSGEVDAVLRRLDQVPWWSYLLALHLFTRERRALTLARDLRVGPELLWAGDRALVRGFIDGVALHLAKPHHDARYFKSAKLALRKLHRMGVCHNDLAKEQNWLRGSDGLAYVTDFQLAVCFKSRSQLFRIAAYEDLRHLLKHKRTYAPELLTPKEKAILSKKSLPARIWLMTGKKVYRAITRGIFNFTDREGGGKRLVNDAPPLLEIIKQNPAVRDASIVAFADRRTGVGLYAFVEADDVALETKLQGELAAAKGTKPPEHLQVVTALPRDASGRIRTEVLQLVAMNQVDLLEPLMTSDADRAFLKGILESRKNLRDRFNFETTDQKLTSH, translated from the coding sequence ATGAGTTTGCCGCCACAGGACGCCACTGCGCTGTCCAAGACCTGGACCGAAGGCGTGTTGCTGAAACGCGACGTGTTCTCGACCATCGAGCGCGGCCGCTATCGCACGTCATCGGGCGAAGTCGATGCGGTGCTGCGTCGGCTCGACCAGGTGCCGTGGTGGTCCTATCTACTGGCGCTGCATCTGTTCACGCGGGAACGTCGCGCACTGACGCTGGCGCGTGATCTGCGCGTCGGACCTGAATTGCTCTGGGCTGGCGACCGCGCGCTGGTGCGTGGCTTCATCGACGGTGTCGCACTGCATCTCGCCAAGCCGCATCACGATGCGCGCTATTTCAAATCCGCGAAGCTGGCGCTACGCAAGCTGCATCGCATGGGCGTGTGCCACAACGATCTCGCCAAGGAGCAGAACTGGCTGCGCGGCAGCGATGGCCTCGCTTACGTCACCGACTTCCAGCTCGCGGTCTGCTTCAAGTCTCGCAGCCAGTTGTTTCGCATCGCCGCCTATGAAGATCTGCGTCACCTCCTGAAGCACAAGCGCACTTACGCGCCGGAGCTGCTGACGCCGAAGGAAAAGGCGATCCTGTCGAAGAAGTCGCTGCCGGCACGGATCTGGCTGATGACCGGCAAGAAGGTCTATCGCGCCATCACACGCGGCATCTTCAATTTCACCGACCGCGAAGGCGGCGGCAAGCGTCTGGTCAACGATGCGCCGCCGCTGCTGGAGATCATCAAGCAGAACCCGGCAGTGCGCGACGCGTCGATCGTGGCGTTCGCCGATCGCCGTACCGGCGTCGGGCTCTATGCTTTCGTGGAGGCTGATGACGTCGCGCTGGAAACAAAGCTGCAGGGTGAACTGGCTGCCGCAAAGGGGACGAAGCCGCCTGAGCATCTGCAGGTCGTCACAGCCCTGCCCCGTGACGCCTCCGGCCGCATTCGCACCGAGGTGCTGCAACTGGTGGCGATGAACCAGGTCGATCTGCTGGAGCCGCTGATGACCAGCGACGCCGACCGCGCGTTCCTGAAGGGCATTCTGGAGTCGCGGAAGAACCTGCGCGACCGTTTCAACTTCGAGACGACAGACCAGAAGCTGACGTCACACTGA
- a CDS encoding Mth938-like domain-containing protein — translation MPVDPEAPHLPRSAAIEAYGKGGFHFDTMSHQGSLLCLPDAVWAWSVTKASDIDRHSLRRVFEGAAGIDTLIIGTGNEVWIVPNDLRSALRNLHVVIDAMQTGPAIRTYNVMMGERRRVAAALIAVP, via the coding sequence ATGCCGGTCGATCCCGAAGCGCCGCACCTTCCGCGCTCGGCCGCCATCGAAGCCTACGGCAAGGGTGGCTTCCACTTCGACACCATGTCGCATCAGGGCTCGCTGCTGTGCCTGCCCGATGCGGTGTGGGCGTGGTCGGTCACCAAGGCCAGTGACATTGACCGCCATTCGCTGCGGCGCGTGTTCGAAGGCGCGGCAGGCATCGACACGCTGATCATCGGCACCGGCAACGAGGTCTGGATCGTCCCGAACGATCTTCGCAGTGCCTTGCGCAATCTGCATGTGGTGATCGACGCGATGCAAACCGGTCCTGCGATCCGCACCTATAACGTCATGATGGGCGAGCGCCGCCGCGTTGCCGCTGCATTGATCGCGGTGCCATGA